In Panthera leo isolate Ple1 chromosome E3, P.leo_Ple1_pat1.1, whole genome shotgun sequence, a genomic segment contains:
- the NHLRC4 gene encoding NHL-repeat-containing protein 4 — protein sequence MDLEGRSICHLPCHLPGTGAFVPEDVAVTAAGLVVVSDLVRGAVHALQHAARAPLGRWVTVGTYQAPRGLAVDAAGRLLVTDYVLGAVHSFTLSPALQPLAPASMLGLEGPCWVGPGPDGGLAVSEEFGDVWLFGSACQPLGSLGVLKGHAFGNPAGVCTDVEGSVVVADEQGRRVTLFPRAREPVCLVSEGLGRPLGVACAPQGQLVVADAGDSCIKVYQYHSEPA from the coding sequence ATGGACCTCGAGGGACGCTCCATCTGCCACCTGCCCTGCCATCTGCCGGGGACTGGGGCCTTCGTGCCGGAGGACGTTGCTGTGACGGCCGCTGGGCTTGTGGTGGTCAGCGACCTCGTCCGTGGGGCTGTCCACGCACTTCAGCACGCCGCCCGAGCCCCCCTGGGCCGCTGGGTCACGGTGGGCACCTACCAGGCCCCCCGGGGACTGGCTGTGGATGCCGCTGGCCGCCTTCTGGTGACAGACTATGTGCTCGGGGCTGTCCACAGCTTCACATTGAGCCCTGCCTTGCAGCCACTGGCCCCAGCCTCCATGCTGGGTCTGGAGGGCCCGTGCTGGGTGGGCCCAGGGCCTGACGGGGGCCTCGCTGTGAGCGAAGAGTTTGGGGATGTGTGGCTGTTCGGCAGTGCCTGCCAGCCCCTGGGCTCCCTGGGAGTTCTGAAAGGGCACGCTTTTGGGAACCCAGCAGGCGTGTGCACCGATGTGGAGGGCAGTGTCGTTGTGGCAGATGAGCAAGGGCGCCGCGTGACCCTCTTTCCTCGGGCCAGGGAGCCTGTCTGCCTGGTGTCTGAGGGGCTGGGGCGGCCCCTGGGTGTGGCCTGTGCCCCTCAGGGCCAGCTCGTGGTGGCAGACGCAGGGGACAGCTGCATCAAGGTGTACCAGTACCACTCAGAGCCAGCCTGA
- the PRR35 gene encoding proline-rich protein 35, whose protein sequence is MSREAGSCRLGPGARARARKPKKPHYIPRPWGKPYNYKCFQCPFTCLEKSHLYNHMKYSLCKDSLSLLLDSPDWACRRPPAAPRPRAPTPDRPSGPTDAGGQPRGGGGGGGGGGGGGGGGGVRPPDAPPAPDPASPVLSLRRHVGGPKLGAEGSPAARDAPKGVGLGGLLAESWKPGPGGGPGGLAVVDAAAAGPESGVPCYPPPAPSEFPEAQSLHVSLLGVNCPLGPGLFSYLGPSLAAAAHMPFLASASPLLPPASTFPSPQAPERPALVPRLYYPLLLEHTLGLPAGKAAPAKPPAAPKGPPGALAPGLLKVPVPGLGRPWPRGGAPRDSGPEGELEPAAQSDPKRRLPLGSSLEPLRAPCSVVKFGSQSSLQTGPSAMLWPEDKEPSNPEPPGPMALLPQQPLDLVPGGPGHVGEDLTRALGDYARVEQRLGQLAPAGGLAPRPLREQLGKIRQELLTIHQALERAVRPPDAPLDLSVKRVPTKGLKGPVGPWGQRELGPTLAQGAPEPPSMLGPAPAEPFSGHTTKCEADSSVPPPGLPLQAPEDPVIPGSSWGTRGGPVGSWPPEAVPSIQSPPGAEV, encoded by the exons ATGTCCCGAGAGGCAGGCTCGTGCCGCCTGGGCCccggggcgcgggcgcgggcccGCAAGCCCAAGAAGCCGCACTACATCCCGCGGCCCTGGGGCAAGCCCTACAACTACAAGTGCTTCCAGTGCCCCTTCACCTGCCTGGAGAAGTCGCACCTCTACAACCACATGAAGTACAGCCTCTGCAAGGACTCGCTCTCGCTGCTGCTCGACTCCCCGGACTGGGCGTGCCGTCGCCCCCCGGCCGCGCCCCGGCCCCGCGCGCCCACCCCCGACCGCCCCTCGGGCCCCACAGACGCGGGCGGCCAgccccgaggaggaggaggaggaggaggaggaggaggaggaggaggaggaggaggaggagtgcgGCCCCCCGACGCTCCCCCTGCGCCCGACCCGGCCTCCCCAGTCCTCTCCCTGCGCCGCCACGTCGGGGGCCCTAAGCTGGGGGCGGAGGGGTCCCCTGCGGCCCGGGATGCTCCGAAGGGTGTGGGCCTCGGCGGGCTCCTGGCTGAGTCCTGGAagccggggccgggcgggggtcCCGGGGGCCTGGCCGTGGTGGACGCGGCTGCAGCGGGCCCTGAGAGCGGGGTCCCCTGctaccccccacccgcccccagtGAGTTCCCCGAGGCCCAGAGCCTCCATGTGTCCCTGCTGGGTGTCAACTGCCCTCTCGGGCCGGGTCTCTTCTCCTACCTGGGACCCTCCTTGGCCGCTGCGGCCCACATGCCCTTTCTGGCCTCGGCCAGCCCCCTGCTGCCGCCGGCTtccactttcccttccccacaAGCCCCCGAGCGCCCTGCCCTCGTCCCCCGCCTATACTACCCCCTGCTCCTGGAGCATACCCTGGGGCTGCCAGCAGGCAAGGCTGCCCCTGCCAAGCCCCCAGCAGCCCCAAAGGGGCCCCCTGGGGCTCTGGCCCCGGGGCTGCTGAAAGTGCCAGTGCCTGGGCTGGGCAGGCCCTGGCCCCGAGGAGGAGCCCCTAGGGACTCAGGGCCGGAGGGGGAGCTGGAGCCGGCTGCCCAGAGTGACCCCAAGAGGAGGCTGCCCCTGGGAAGCAGTCTGGAGCCCCTGAGGGCCCCCTGTAGCGTGGTGAAGTTTGGTTCCCAGAGCAG CTTGCAGACTGGCCCCTCCGCGATGCTCTGGCCTGAGGACAAGGAGCCCAGCAACCCTGAGCCCCCAGGCCCCATggccctcctgccccagcagcccctggACCTAGTGCCAGGTGGCCCCGGGCACGTGGGTGAGGACCTCACCCGGGCCCTGGGTGACTATGCCAGGGTGGAGCAGCGCCTGGGGCAGTTGGCGCCTGCCGGGGGCCTGGCCCCTCGGCCTCTGCGGGAGCAGCTGGGCAAGATTCGCCAGGAGCTGCTCACCATCCACCAGGCCCTGGAGCGGGCTGTTCGGCCGCCGGACGCACCCCTCGACCTCTCTGTGAAACGGGTGCCCACCAAGGGGCTCAAGGGGCCTGTGGGGCCCTGGGGGCAGCGGGAGCTGGGCCCCACGCTCGCCCAGGGGGCCCCCGAGCCACCCAGCATGCTGGGCCCTGCACCAGCTGAGCCTTTCTCTGGCCATACTACCAAGTGCGAGGCTGACTCCAGTGTCCCACCTCCGGGCCTCCCCCTTCAGGCCCCGGAGGACCCTGTCATTCCTGGTAGCAGTTGGGGTACCCGAGGTGGGCCTGTGGGCTCCTGGCCCCCTGAGGCTGTCCCTAGCATTCAGAGCCCCCCTGGTGCTGAGGTCTGA